In Halobacteriovorax marinus SJ, the following proteins share a genomic window:
- a CDS encoding 3'-5' exonuclease translates to MSEAFELINNLEFCVFDLETTGGNHKSDKIIEIGLVKIKNFEVIDQKNYLIQPEIKIPEFIQKLTSIKEEDVKDSPVIEDVIDEILKFMGDSILVAHNTSFDVPFFNSVLKRLGKPQLKNKSLCTNLMTKYLIPNLMNSNLNYMSKIFGIKHKKAHRALDDALATAELLLIYLKIYIDKGITKINHLYYPRGRYELDRANFKSDDNIQEIRDKFMSLKTPHIVTIKGENGVILFALPCNNTDSEKELIFSKLEELDWRNLTIKLVGPFIEALINYNSLFNKIDSTDKGEVSRFLWKEHLPEQKPPLKDDIRGENILGNNFGDFIIINNLVPEQYNIYPINALSQKSELVFRYPGHRKKLIQYINSKSNKLSNNKLKKTFFNPLFKQFLDSYILKEAQEGSIFCFKKSLPAKNQENFFKEMEEYLKENPNSYDYPKYYI, encoded by the coding sequence ATGTCAGAAGCTTTTGAATTAATAAATAATCTCGAATTTTGTGTCTTTGATTTAGAAACCACAGGTGGAAATCACAAGAGCGATAAAATCATAGAAATTGGTTTAGTTAAAATTAAAAACTTTGAAGTTATTGATCAAAAGAACTATCTCATTCAACCCGAAATTAAGATTCCTGAATTTATTCAAAAGCTGACGAGCATAAAAGAGGAAGACGTCAAAGACTCCCCCGTTATTGAAGATGTCATTGATGAAATCTTGAAATTTATGGGAGACTCAATTCTTGTTGCACACAATACAAGTTTTGATGTTCCCTTTTTTAACTCTGTTCTAAAAAGACTCGGTAAGCCTCAGCTAAAGAATAAAAGTCTTTGTACAAACCTAATGACAAAGTACCTCATTCCAAATTTGATGAACTCAAATCTAAACTATATGAGTAAGATTTTTGGAATTAAGCATAAGAAGGCCCATAGAGCACTTGATGATGCTTTGGCCACTGCTGAGTTACTACTTATTTACTTAAAGATTTATATCGATAAGGGAATCACAAAAATTAATCACCTCTACTACCCTAGAGGTCGCTATGAATTAGATAGGGCCAACTTCAAGTCAGACGATAATATCCAAGAGATTAGAGATAAGTTCATGTCTCTAAAGACTCCACATATTGTAACCATTAAAGGTGAAAATGGAGTGATCCTCTTTGCTCTACCTTGTAATAATACTGATAGTGAAAAGGAGTTAATTTTCTCTAAGCTAGAAGAACTGGATTGGAGAAACTTAACGATTAAATTAGTTGGTCCGTTTATTGAGGCGCTTATAAATTATAATAGCCTCTTTAATAAAATAGACTCTACCGATAAGGGAGAAGTATCTAGATTCCTTTGGAAAGAGCATCTTCCTGAGCAGAAACCGCCTCTAAAGGACGATATACGAGGTGAAAATATTCTAGGAAATAACTTTGGGGATTTTATTATTATAAATAACCTAGTCCCAGAGCAATACAATATCTATCCAATCAACGCTCTCTCTCAAAAGTCTGAGCTTGTTTTTAGATACCCTGGACACAGAAAGAAGTTAATTCAATACATCAACTCTAAATCGAATAAGTTGAGCAATAATAAATTGAAGAAAACATTTTTCAATCCACTCTTTAAACAATTTCTCGACTCTTATATTTTAAAAGAGGCGCAGGAAGGTTCTATTTTTTGCTTTAAGAAAAGTCTTCCAGCAAAGAATCAGGAAAACTTCTTCAAAGAAATGGAAGAGTATTTAAAAGAGAATCCAAATTCTTACGACTACCCAAAATATTATATTTAA
- a CDS encoding histidine kinase dimerization/phospho-acceptor domain-containing protein: MSLKSFQSNLDCREVNGLMINNGWRECDDSDLLLSRREDPRFGGWQIVTDLSATGERTIIIPEFSFKYIPNVLRLIEESVATEKWLQLCEGEKELFNSFFKTKLSSYGDFPLNDFLAFLASWGDISIVQERERLIHFLYDHFDIEITLCSEEELQKGNEFLNYKSILRTHSKDSSLFFCFREEVLEEEVKLLLGLLIIYQDQKREKYTLEKYSKSDWEIILNSLSFSTCLVSPRGELVIHNSHFSSLGLYASDCLKLENNETIECNEKFFKVLKTPLRIKGRDYISYIFISDESQTREGGLTISSEELGIISGSIAHELNNPIAGILAALTLLKLEDDLGEESENLISDMETGAKRCKKLIEVFLGFSKLDPTNSQNDTLESSVEQSLQLLRSRMVESNLKMVFDYNKKRPFARNLNNSISSMIFYLILSEAFTLGHHQKLLSSEFDQIRIEIIEEGSDIQLHFHPYMKLFDVIAKSKLLLHLMSLLELELEGKENKIIIRSLKKL; the protein is encoded by the coding sequence ATGAGTCTTAAGTCTTTCCAATCAAATTTAGATTGCAGAGAAGTTAATGGACTTATGATTAATAACGGATGGAGAGAGTGCGATGATTCTGATCTCTTACTTTCTCGCCGTGAGGACCCTCGTTTTGGTGGTTGGCAAATAGTAACAGATCTCTCTGCTACAGGTGAGAGAACAATCATTATCCCTGAGTTTTCCTTTAAATATATTCCAAATGTTCTAAGGTTAATTGAAGAGTCCGTTGCAACTGAGAAGTGGTTACAGTTATGTGAAGGGGAGAAGGAGCTCTTTAACTCTTTCTTTAAAACAAAGCTAAGTAGTTATGGGGACTTCCCATTAAATGATTTCTTGGCCTTCCTCGCTTCTTGGGGAGATATTTCAATTGTCCAAGAGCGAGAGAGACTAATTCACTTTCTATACGATCACTTTGATATTGAAATCACTCTTTGCTCGGAAGAAGAGCTCCAAAAAGGTAATGAATTTTTAAATTATAAAAGTATTTTACGGACACACTCAAAAGATAGCTCTCTTTTCTTTTGTTTTAGGGAAGAAGTTCTTGAGGAAGAAGTAAAATTATTACTGGGACTTTTGATTATTTATCAAGACCAAAAAAGAGAGAAGTACACTTTAGAGAAGTACTCTAAAAGTGATTGGGAAATTATCTTAAATAGTTTAAGTTTTTCAACCTGCCTCGTCTCTCCTAGAGGAGAGCTGGTTATTCACAACTCTCACTTCTCATCACTAGGGCTCTATGCCAGTGATTGTTTAAAACTAGAAAATAATGAAACAATTGAATGCAATGAGAAGTTCTTTAAAGTTCTAAAAACTCCTCTAAGAATTAAGGGAAGAGATTATATTTCTTATATCTTTATCTCTGATGAATCCCAAACTCGTGAGGGAGGACTGACTATTTCATCTGAGGAATTAGGAATTATCTCAGGGTCTATTGCCCATGAGTTAAATAATCCTATTGCTGGAATCTTGGCCGCTTTAACTCTTCTTAAACTAGAAGATGATCTAGGTGAAGAGTCGGAGAATCTCATAAGTGATATGGAAACGGGGGCCAAGAGGTGTAAGAAGTTGATTGAAGTCTTCTTAGGATTCTCAAAGCTTGATCCAACTAATTCTCAGAACGATACTCTAGAGAGTTCGGTTGAGCAATCATTGCAGTTACTCAGATCTAGAATGGTTGAGTCTAATTTGAAGATGGTTTTTGATTATAACAAGAAGAGACCTTTTGCTCGCAATTTAAATAATAGTATCTCTTCAATGATTTTCTATCTCATTTTAAGTGAGGCCTTTACTTTAGGGCACCATCAAAAGCTTCTAAGCAGTGAGTTTGATCAAATTAGAATTGAAATAATTGAAGAGGGAAGTGATATTCAATTGCACTTCCACCCGTATATGAAGTTATTTGATGTAATCGCTAAGTCAAAACTCTTATTACACCTAATGAGTCTTCTCGAGTTAGAGCTTGAAGGTAAAGAGAATAAAATTATTATAAGAAGTTTAAAGAAACTTTAA